The Thermosynechococcus sp. CL-1 genomic interval AAACGACCTTGGGTATCAGCGGCGGCAATAGCTTCAGTAATCGGCGTTTTCATGGATAAAATATCTCCCTAAAAAATGTGCGTGTTCAGAACGGTCAAAGTTACAAGACGGTAGCTGTGTCTTAGGCAACAGCGGCAGCGGCACGATCAAAGTAGCCAGCAATCTCAGACATCAGGGCACTGCAATCGCCAGGGGTGATGCCATTGGGATCATTGGCGATCGCGATCGCGGCATCTTTCATTTTTTGGATAGCCACAGCCACGGAGGAGCCGGGGGTACCAAGGGCTTGGTAGGTTTCCCGCAGACCGTTCAAGCAGCGATCATCGAGCACGCTGGAGTCACCGGCCAAAATGGCGTAGGTCACATAGCGCAAGATGATTTCCATGTCGCGCAGGCAAGCAGCCATACGACGGTTGGTGTAAGCATTCCCACCGGGTTGGATCAGTTGGGGTTGCTCTGCAAAGAGGGCACGAGCAGCGTTAGCAACGATCGTGGAGGCATTGCTGGTGATGCGGTTGACGGCATCCAGACGCTTGTTGCCTTCTTTCACCAAGTTGGACAGGGCATCGAACTGGGCGTTGGTGAGGAATTCACCGCGGGCATCGGCCTGAGCGACAACTTTGGCAAATGCATCTAGCATGGATCAATTCTCCTTAAAGGTTGTTAAAGAAGTTAGAACTTCTTGACATTCCTGCCCCTAGCGGGATTGCAAGATTTTTATGGTGTTTTTGTGTCAACCCATAAAGGCTGTGTCAAGCAACCTTAGAGCGACCAAGCTGATCCTTGGTGTGGATATGTCAGGTCACGAACACCACAGTGGTGGGTGCCGGAAAGGTCGAATAACAGCCTGTGTTTCCCTAGGTGAGGTCAACAACCGTGCTGTTAAACCCTTCAGGTATTTCTTATACAATGCAGTGGGAAACCTGTTTCGCCGTAGTTATTAATTTGTAAAATACTTTTGTGAGATAAATTAAGCTTCCCGCGATCGCCATAAAATTGGTGCGATTTGTCCTAAGTTTTTCCTAAGTTTTGTGAAGTTTCTTTAACATTATTCTCAGGAAGTTACGATCCACATGAGTGAACCGTTGCAATTTAGCTTATTTGACACCCCCACCGAGGCCGAACCTGCACCAGCGACGCCCCTTGATGCTGCCACCTACGATCAAATTCCACTGCGGGCTGAGGTGCCCATTCCCGCCGGTACCTACCGCGACTTGGAGGCGCTTGCGGCGCATTGTCAGCAGTGTCAACGCTGTGGCTTAGCGGCCACCCGTACCCATGTGGTGGTCAGCCGGGGTAATCCCGCCGCCAAGCTGATGATTATTGGGGAAGGACCGGGTCAAGCGGAGGATGAAACGGGTCGCCCCTTTGTTGGCAAGGCAGGGCAGCTCCTCGATAAAATCCTTGCTTCGGTCAATCTCGACAGTGAGCGGGATGCCTATATTTGCAACATTGTTAAATGCCGTCCCCCTGGTAACCGTGTCCCAACACCCGTGGAAGCAGCGGCCTGTTTGCCCTACCTCCTAGAGCAGATTCGCTTAGTCAATCCCCGCATTATTCTGCTGGCGGGGGCAACGGCTGTCTCTGGATTGCTGAAAGATAATCGCGGCATTACCAAAATTCGTGGCCAGTGGATTGAATGGCAGGGACGCTGGTGTATGCCGATTTTTCATCCTGCTTATCTGTTGCGAAATAACTCGCGGGAGCCGGGCAGTCCCAAGTGGCTAACGTGGCAGGATATGCAAGCCGTGCGCGATCGCCTGCGCCAACTCGATGCTTAGATTACTCCTGACGGTGGGGATGTTCCTGCAAATAGCGTAGCCAAAGCTCCGAAAGTTCCCGCGCCTGTTGCTCCTTTTCGCCAACAATGTGGTACATTCGCCGCGGCCGACCGCGACCTTCCACCTTCTTCCAATAACCATCAATAATTCCCTCATCCTCGAGGAATTTGAGGGCGCTGTAAAGAACCGTATCAGAAAGGCGGTAAAGAGGATATTCGTTTTCAATGGCTTGAATCAGCGCCGTGCCATAGGAGTCCCCCTTTTCCACAAGGGTATAGAGCACATAGCACACCGCAACTTCCTTGCTCAGGTAAACAGGCGGTGGCTGGCGGAAAAAGGTGTAGATATCTTCCAGTTTCATAACCTTATCCTCAGCAATGGGCTACTGCTGATCCATTGACTCCCCAAAATTCCTCAGATCATGGAAGCGTCTGAATTCAACTCTGTTGCTCCAAATGATAGAAAACACAAATACTCCCCCCTTAATGTCAGCACTTGCCTCTAGCCTCATATAGCGCATGAAAGTCACTAAGTATTTATCACTACCAAGACTACAATATTGTTTTACAACCCTTTCCTGAAATATAGGAGAAACAGTCTTCTCCCGTATCGGCTTTCACGATTTTAAGCGTGGGCCATCCTTGTGCAAAGGGCTATACTTCTGATTTTAGGAAGTCTGAGAGAAAAGTGTTCCTTGCATCATAATTCCGCAGTTGGCAAAAATCAAGTCATTGGCTTGTTGCAAATTGATTTCAAGGGGCATCAGGGGCAAGATTTCTTAACAAAAATTCACGATAAATCTGCCAGCGGCGGCCATTGTGCACCAGCAGTGTGAGGTGGGATACCCAACAGCGAGCCGCAAAGGATTGTGCTTGAAAGTCTGCCCAAGCGTGGCGAAAGTTGTCCTTGGTTAAATCACGAAAGGCGATCGTCATGTGGGGGGTAAAAGGGTGCCGCTGGGTGGAGGGAAGGTTCAAGGGTTGAGCTACGCTCTTAACTAAGTTGGCTTGGAGCATTTTCAGATCTGGGGTGGCGGCAACATGAATGTAAATGACCCGCGGCGGAAAGGCAGCAAAGCCATTGAGAATCAATTCCACTGGAGCAGCTTGGCGGGAAAAGGTTTCTAGGGCTTGCTCTAGATCTGCTACTGCTACATGTGGCCACCAAAAGGGGGGATAGAGGGTGACGTGGGGTGGGGAGCGTAGTGCTGCTTGGGTTTGGTAGCGATCGCAACAATACTGCTTGAGGCGGGTGACTTCAGCCTGAATGTCAGCATTGGGCAACAAAGCAATAAAGTAATGCCGCCGGTTCATTAGCGCTGTGCCACAACGGTCCAATGGCGATCGGAGGTGAGGGTGGCTTGCCACTGCTGCGGCGGCTGCGGCAAGGTTTTGAACAGATCCCTCATTTCCGTTAAGGTCAGTGCCGCATGGAGCGAATCGGCAAACAGTTGCCGTTGTTGGGGCGTGTCTTGACCCGCATATTGGTCAACCAAGGCTTGCAGTTCTGCCCGCGTTTGCGGACGACAGAGATCGCGGATAAACAGGGTGCCTTGGGGACGGAGCACCCGCAGCATTTCCCCTAGGGCAGGCTGGGGATCGGCTAAGTGATGGACAAGGCTATTGCTGATAACGACATCAAAACTCGCTGCGGCAAAGGGCAAGGCTTTGGCATCCCCTTGCATAAAGTTTAATTGGGGACTGTGGTGCCGGGCGATCGCCAGCATGGCTGGACTGAGGTCAATCCCTGTTAGTTGCCAATGGGGATAGCGTTGATGCAGCATTTGCAGAATCCGCCCGTTCCCTGTACCCACATCTAAAACTTTTAGAGGTTGCTCAACACTGGCTAAGACTGCGGCTAAATCTTCACAGAAGACGGCATTAACGGCAGTAAAATCCATGGCGTCATAGGCGGCAGCCGTTTCTGGCGTTTCCATGACCTCAGGTTCAAGAATGCGTTGCAGCGGCATAGGCTATAGACCCGTCGCCGATCGCCCCTGCTTGGGTAAGCGCACAAACACAAAGTAGCTCAGGTAGAGCAGATAAATCACCAGTGCAACCGCCGCAAAGAAGCCAAGGGTGCCAGCGCGGGCTTGGGCATGGAAAATATCTTTGAACATCAGGGGCGGC includes:
- a CDS encoding class I SAM-dependent methyltransferase, with protein sequence MPLQRILEPEVMETPETAAAYDAMDFTAVNAVFCEDLAAVLASVEQPLKVLDVGTGNGRILQMLHQRYPHWQLTGIDLSPAMLAIARHHSPQLNFMQGDAKALPFAAASFDVVISNSLVHHLADPQPALGEMLRVLRPQGTLFIRDLCRPQTRAELQALVDQYAGQDTPQQRQLFADSLHAALTLTEMRDLFKTLPQPPQQWQATLTSDRHWTVVAQR
- a CDS encoding PadR family transcriptional regulator, translated to MKLEDIYTFFRQPPPVYLSKEVAVCYVLYTLVEKGDSYGTALIQAIENEYPLYRLSDTVLYSALKFLEDEGIIDGYWKKVEGRGRPRRMYHIVGEKEQQARELSELWLRYLQEHPHRQE
- a CDS encoding phycocyanin subunit beta; this translates as MLDAFAKVVAQADARGEFLTNAQFDALSNLVKEGNKRLDAVNRITSNASTIVANAARALFAEQPQLIQPGGNAYTNRRMAACLRDMEIILRYVTYAILAGDSSVLDDRCLNGLRETYQALGTPGSSVAVAIQKMKDAAIAIANDPNGITPGDCSALMSEIAGYFDRAAAAVA
- a CDS encoding 2'-5' RNA ligase family protein; this encodes MNRRHYFIALLPNADIQAEVTRLKQYCCDRYQTQAALRSPPHVTLYPPFWWPHVAVADLEQALETFSRQAAPVELILNGFAAFPPRVIYIHVAATPDLKMLQANLVKSVAQPLNLPSTQRHPFTPHMTIAFRDLTKDNFRHAWADFQAQSFAARCWVSHLTLLVHNGRRWQIYREFLLRNLAPDAP
- a CDS encoding uracil-DNA glycosylase family protein gives rise to the protein MSEPLQFSLFDTPTEAEPAPATPLDAATYDQIPLRAEVPIPAGTYRDLEALAAHCQQCQRCGLAATRTHVVVSRGNPAAKLMIIGEGPGQAEDETGRPFVGKAGQLLDKILASVNLDSERDAYICNIVKCRPPGNRVPTPVEAAACLPYLLEQIRLVNPRIILLAGATAVSGLLKDNRGITKIRGQWIEWQGRWCMPIFHPAYLLRNNSREPGSPKWLTWQDMQAVRDRLRQLDA